A single region of the Thermotoga profunda AZM34c06 genome encodes:
- a CDS encoding YgiQ family radical SAM protein, which produces MFLPTTIEEVKKLGWKELDVILVTGDAYVDHPSFGVALIGHYLVSKGFKVGIIAQPDWKSEKDITRLGRPKLFFGISAGNVDSMVSNYTASMKKRKIDEYSSGGIAGKRPDRAVIVYSNLVRRFFPDVPIVIGGLESSLRRFVHYDWWSDRIRKSILVDAKADLLVYGMGEKTVLEIAQILSRTRDIEKCKTIRGVVWWSSKKPIDCHELPSFDEICLDKTKYAESTRLQTILTDPFKNIVLCQRQDSRYIIQNPPQLPLEQEEIDNLYLLPFERKTHPFYEKIGYVPALDMIQFSITCVRGCFGSCSFCALTQHQTTHVVSRSVDSILEEVRILTKHPDFHGIITDVGGPTANMYGSSCFVRETKGQCEKFCLHPKSCVNAKTNHERYLELLDKVRTINGIKHVFVSSGIRHDLVLNDPHGDLFIKKLIDFTPGQLKLAPEHSHPKVLALMRKPSVELFLEFKEKFEKYAKNSGKQRYVVGYFIVAHPGEGKRENEHLRKFIEEKLNYHPQQIQIFTPSPGTVSTAMYYSEIDPFTKEKVFVERSLKLRNAAKANLMSLNSAR; this is translated from the coding sequence ATGTTTTTACCAACAACTATTGAGGAAGTGAAGAAACTCGGCTGGAAAGAACTCGACGTAATACTTGTTACGGGTGATGCATATGTAGATCACCCATCTTTTGGCGTTGCGCTGATAGGACATTATCTTGTCTCAAAAGGATTTAAAGTTGGAATCATAGCACAACCAGATTGGAAGAGCGAAAAGGATATCACGCGCCTTGGTAGACCAAAATTGTTTTTTGGTATAAGTGCTGGAAACGTTGATTCAATGGTGTCGAATTACACGGCTTCGATGAAAAAGAGAAAAATAGATGAGTATTCATCTGGTGGTATCGCCGGTAAAAGACCCGATCGTGCTGTGATTGTTTATTCAAATCTCGTGCGAAGATTTTTCCCAGATGTTCCAATTGTGATTGGTGGGCTTGAGTCAAGTCTAAGGCGCTTTGTACATTACGATTGGTGGTCTGACAGAATTAGAAAATCTATCTTGGTTGATGCCAAGGCAGATCTTCTCGTGTATGGTATGGGAGAGAAAACCGTTCTTGAGATTGCTCAAATACTCAGCAGAACGCGTGATATAGAGAAATGTAAAACCATTCGTGGAGTAGTTTGGTGGAGCTCGAAAAAGCCCATCGATTGTCATGAACTTCCGAGTTTTGATGAGATATGTCTTGATAAAACAAAATACGCAGAATCTACAAGACTGCAGACTATCTTAACAGATCCTTTCAAAAATATTGTGCTGTGTCAAAGACAAGATAGTAGATATATCATCCAAAATCCTCCGCAATTACCACTTGAACAAGAAGAAATTGACAATCTTTATCTACTTCCATTTGAAAGAAAAACCCATCCTTTCTATGAAAAAATAGGATATGTTCCCGCTCTGGATATGATTCAATTCTCAATAACATGTGTGAGAGGTTGTTTTGGCTCGTGTTCATTTTGCGCATTAACACAACATCAGACCACACACGTTGTTTCAAGAAGTGTTGATTCGATCCTTGAAGAAGTTAGAATTTTGACTAAACATCCAGATTTTCATGGCATCATAACAGATGTAGGTGGACCTACGGCAAATATGTATGGTTCAAGTTGTTTTGTCAGAGAAACAAAAGGTCAGTGTGAAAAATTTTGTTTGCATCCAAAGAGCTGTGTGAATGCAAAGACCAATCACGAAAGATATTTAGAACTTTTGGACAAGGTGAGAACTATTAATGGTATAAAACACGTATTTGTTTCATCTGGTATACGACACGATTTGGTTTTGAATGATCCTCATGGTGACTTGTTCATAAAAAAACTCATCGATTTCACCCCAGGACAACTCAAACTTGCCCCTGAACATTCTCATCCAAAAGTTTTAGCGTTGATGAGAAAACCATCTGTAGAACTTTTCTTGGAATTCAAAGAAAAGTTTGAAAAATACGCTAAGAATTCTGGTAAGCAAAGATACGTAGTAGGTTATTTCATAGTTGCACATCCCGGAGAAGGAAAAAGAGAAAACGAACATTTGAGAAAATTCATAGAAGAAAAGTTGAATTATCACCCACAACAAATTCAGATCTTTACACCCTCACCAGGTACGGTCAGCACAGCGATGTATTATTCAGAGATCGATCCATTCACAAAAGAAAAAGTCTTTGTGGAGAGATCTTTGAAGCTGAGAAATGCCGCAAAGGCAAATCTTATGAGTCTTAATTCGGCGAGGTGA